CGCGGGACATTTACCCTCTACGCCCCCGGAGGCACCCTCAGCGGGAATATGAGCGGGAGGGTGTCTGGCCGGGCTGTTCCGGGTGAGGACTACATCTCTGACTCCGGCACCTGGACATCAACCACCGGCACAGGGGCCCTTGCCAAGACGAAGGCCGGTGGCACCTGGGACGCCTACCTTGTCTGGGATGACGTTGCGGGAACCTATGTGGGGACCATAACCATAAGGGGAACACACCAGTAGGGCAAGAGGGAAAAGGGAGAATTATCGTCCTCAAGGGGGGCTGGCCGGGGGGCCCCGGCCGGCCCACCCTTTTGGGCCATCAGGAATTTTATGAACATGTTTGAAGTGGGAGAATAGGGTTGAGCAAGGGGCTGATGAGGCTCTACTTTGACGGGGTCTATAACCGGGCCTATGACCTGACGGTGGCCCGGCTCTCCCCATACCGCCGCCTCCAGGCCCGCTGTCTAGACAAGCTGGAACTCAGCGGTGACAAGTCCATCCTCTGTGTTGGGCTAGGCACCGGCAATGAGGTCCTGGGCATCCTGGCAAGGAACGGCACAGGCCACCTGAGCCTTACAGGGGTGGATATCTCCATGAGCGGCCTGGACCGGGCATCCAGGAAGGCCCAGGGCAGGGGCAAGCATATGTCTGCTCTGCGGATGGACGCCCACCGCCTGGGCTTCAGCGACGGGAGCTTTGATGTGGTCATCTGCCTCCACCTGATGGGCTTTCTGGAGGACGACGCCAGGGCCACCCGGGAGGTCTTCCGGGTACTGAGGGGGGGTGGGCAGTTTGTCATCACCTATCCTTCGGGGAGGGGAGGGCCGGGGCTGGCCGGGGAGATATGGCATGGCGTCTGGGGAAAGCTCCGGGCGGGGAAATACACCCAGGCCATGGGGGAATGCCTGGCCGGTATCGGTGCGGGAATGCTGTATATGCCGGCAAGTCTCTGGGTCAGGCCAAAACAGGGCTTCTACTCGCTCTCTGACCTGAAAGCCCTCTTATCCTCCTTCACGCCCGGGGGCTGCTCCATAGAAGAGGACCCCGTATATCAGGACTTCATCGTCTACGGTAGAAAGTGAGGAGAAACATGCTTGCAGAGGACAGGTTCTTCCAGACCGACAACACTGAGGAGATATGGCGACGGTACTGCGGCTTCCTTGACCTCTCCCTTACTGAGTTCATGGAGACCCAGAGGCACCTTCTGATGGAGCAGGTCAAGCTGGTAGCCAACAGCCCCCTGGGCAAAGCGCTTATGAAGGGCCGAAAGCCAGGCTCGGTGGAGGAGTTCCGCCAGACAGTGCCTTTGACAACATATGAGGACTATATCCCCTACATAGGGAAGTGCCAGGAGGACGCCCTGGTAGAGAAGCCCCTCTTCTGGTGTCATACTGCAGGAAGGGGTGGAAACTTCAAGTGGATACCATATACTGCCAGCGCCTTTGAGAGGATATCTCGCTATGCGATGGCAGGGGGTATTCTGGCCTCGGCCGATTCAAAAGGGGACGTGAACCTGAGGCCCGGGGCCAGGCTCCTCCTCAATATTGCCTCCAGGCCCTACGCCTCCGGTTCCCTCATGTTCCACCTGGCCGACTATTTCACCTATCGCCCCATCCCCCCCCTGCCCCAAGCGGAGGCCATGGAGTTCCAGCAGAGGATTGAGGCCGGCTTTGGGCTTGCCCTTCGGGAAGGGGTGGACTTCATCTTCTCCATGAGCAGCGTCCTGGCCAAGATTGCCGAGGGCTTTGTGGAGCAGGAGAAGAAGTTGAAGTTCTCGCCTTCCATGCTCCACCCGGCGGTGTCCACCCGCCTGGCCTGGGCCTGGCTTGTAAGCCGCATGGAGAGAAGGAAGGTCCTGCCCAAGGACCTGTGGCACGCCAGGGGCATCATCACCTTTGGGGTGGATACCTACATCTACCGGGAGGAAATTGCCCGCTAC
The genomic region above belongs to Chloroflexota bacterium and contains:
- a CDS encoding class I SAM-dependent methyltransferase; translation: MSKGLMRLYFDGVYNRAYDLTVARLSPYRRLQARCLDKLELSGDKSILCVGLGTGNEVLGILARNGTGHLSLTGVDISMSGLDRASRKAQGRGKHMSALRMDAHRLGFSDGSFDVVICLHLMGFLEDDARATREVFRVLRGGGQFVITYPSGRGGPGLAGEIWHGVWGKLRAGKYTQAMGECLAGIGAGMLYMPASLWVRPKQGFYSLSDLKALLSSFTPGGCSIEEDPVYQDFIVYGRK
- a CDS encoding GH3 auxin-responsive promoter family protein, whose protein sequence is MLAEDRFFQTDNTEEIWRRYCGFLDLSLTEFMETQRHLLMEQVKLVANSPLGKALMKGRKPGSVEEFRQTVPLTTYEDYIPYIGKCQEDALVEKPLFWCHTAGRGGNFKWIPYTASAFERISRYAMAGGILASADSKGDVNLRPGARLLLNIASRPYASGSLMFHLADYFTYRPIPPLPQAEAMEFQQRIEAGFGLALREGVDFIFSMSSVLAKIAEGFVEQEKKLKFSPSMLHPAVSTRLAWAWLVSRMERRKVLPKDLWHARGIITFGVDTYIYREEIARYWGKTPFEIYGTTEMITSAMQSWNKKGMTFLPDVAFWEFIPERERLRSQENGGHQPTTVLLDELKAGEQYEVVYTHFHGMPLVRYRIGDLIRVLSLEDRETGVRQPQITFQARASEVIDLAGLTQLDEKTVWKALEATGVRYEEWTARKEYDHNVGFLRVFIELKGDEIGREPEIEQRLDEQLKALDVDYRDLEGWLGLQPVRVTLLPPGTFARYYEERKKAGADLVHLRPPHINPPEVVVQQLFQFAHSR